The genomic stretch CGACTATTAAATCATATCATTTTTGTTTTTGAAAGTCAAGAACTTTTTTCTTACCACCTCTTGTCTTTCGCAACAACATGATATATCTTATCATTTTTAGTTTACCTTGTCAACACTTTTCCATAAAAAAATCATCAATACTTATTATGTCTGTCTTCTTTCTTTTATATACATAAAAAATATATAGATATAATAATTCTAAGTTACACATACTAATCCCTTTACCCATGAATTAAAATAAACTATAGCTACTTACAAGGGATTATGGATGAAACATTTTTATAAGGTGGAACATGAGTATTCACTTTGCTGCAAACATTTATGAACTTTCTATACTAACTATAAGATATATACTCTATAGTCTGATAGTGACTTACCTTATAAAATATTTTTTATTTATATGACCGAAGTAAGTTCACATAACTATAGCTTACACATAATTTATCTATACTTACTAAAAAGAAGCCATTAGGTTTACCCCTAATGGCTTCTTTATTATTTCAATTAAATTAATTCTAATCTTTTCATACATTCTATAATAATAGGGTCTTCCACATTTCTCTCATAGGCTTTTTTAATGTATTCTTTGGCTAAATCTATTTCACCGAAATTCATATATAAAACACCTAAATTACAAAGTATTTCACTATCCTCTACCTTGATACTTAAAGCTTTTTTAAACATTTTTTCTGCATTATTAAAATCGCCTGTTGATCCATAGCAAAGGCCTAGCTCATTTAATGTATCAACCTGTTGTGGTTTGAAGCTAAGTATCTTTTCAAAGTATTTAATAGCCTCATCCGATTTATTTAATTGTCTATAGGCAAGACCTATGAAGAATAATAAATTCCACCAATCCGAGTATTTTTCTTCTAGTGGCAATAACTTTTCTAGCCCGTCTTCTGGTCTATTGTTCAATATGTAGCTGTAACCTTCTTCATATTGTATTTGCTCTTTTAACTCTTTTAATTTAAATAGTATTTCACCTTTCTTCTCATCATCTATTCCTAGTTCCATACATTCTTCCCAAGTTATTTGAGCCTTTTTAAATAATTGTTTATTTGCATATCTAAATCCTAAATGATAGTAAGCCGGTGCAAAGTCTGGATATTTTTCAATAATTATTTCTAGTGCTTCAATACACTCATCCTTTAGTGCACCCTTATATTTTTTATCTTCAATGACCTCTGATAAATCTTGGCATACTCTAGCATAATTATATAATCCATTAATATTTTCATCATTTAGCATAACTAAGGCTCTGAAAGTTATTAAAGCCTCTTGAAATTTTTTATCCTCTGCATATTTCAAACCTTCATATATTATGTAGTCCTCAATTTTTTCATCAAATTTATATAAAAACTCTCTATATTCCTTGCCATACATGAAATTAGGATCAATCCCTATTACATAGATCATGCCCCTTGCCATACTAGCTACCCTAATTTCATTAGATGCACTACCTTCTTTTATACTTTTTCCCATTTCCTCTACCATCATAGGAATTTGTATTTTTTCTAAACCTTTAAGCTTTTCATTTTTCATTTCTATATCTTTTCTTAATTCTATAAATACCACATCATTTAATCTGTCTTTCAAATATGCTTCTAACCTTTTTTGCATAATTCCCTCCTACAACCTTAATACATATTTCTCATAAACTTTCTCTTTCTTCTAGAAGAATTGTTCAATAATTTAAACAATAGGCCCCTATACACCATAGTAAAAAATAAAATTACTTGACCTAAAATATATCCTACAACATTACCTGCCTTCATGTAAATACCACCAGACAATAAACTATTTATACTTATAAACTTTCCCATGGTCAAATATAATAGTACTCCCAAAATAATATTAGGTACAAACCACTCTACCGCATTTGCCTTTATAAACTCAAAAGAGTATTGTATACTTCCTAAAATATCATATTGCTTTTGATAAATAACTTCTGGTAATGGGTTTAAAACAATAAGTATTATTAAATCCAATATAAGTTTTAGACTCAAATCACCTATACCTATTCTAAGTAAGGGGCTTAAAAACAATTCTATAGTGTATCCTACAAACCAAAATAAAAATACTACTCCATATACTTTAAAAAGGTATACTTTAAATCCATATTTAAACTCATTTAATGTGGCCCTATTGTAAATAACTACACTTTCTATTAAGTATAAGTAATTTGAAAATATGGCACTTTGACCTAAAGCTATAATTATTCCCCCTAGTATGCTAAATATCATAGCTATTCTAAACATAAATATTAAAATAATAGAATAAACTAATCCAACAAATAATACAGGCCAATTATCTTTAAATTTCTTTAGACCTTCGGGAATTATTTTTTTATTGATATTTATCATATCTTCAATCATATTAATCGCTCCCTTGTGTTTTATAATTGAATTTTATAATATATGGACTTGTGAAATACTTTTGTTTTCTTGTCATAGTCAAATAATATTGTTGTTATACTTTCTTCAATGTCCTTGTCATATCCTTTATTTATAAATAATAAAATATCGTAATTAAAGTTTACAATTTCAATCTTTTTCAATATATTCTTAGCAAGTACATTTTCATATTGACTCAGATATTTTCTTATATTTTCTTCATCATGTAAGAAATCATGTATTCTTACATTCATATTATCTATAGTTATTCTCTTAAAAAAGTTTGGTAGACTGCCTTTGTGTTGGCTCATATAGTCAAATTTCAATAGATCTTCAAACAAATCGGCCTTTTCCTTTATTTTTTCATTGTAGAAATCCAATAATATTTTGTATATCTTTTGCTTATTATGAGATACATGAAATAAGCCATTTTCCTGCCAATACTGGGCTAAATCTTCATATAATTTAAATGGACTAGTATAAAAATTCTTAACTATATATTCTACACTATGCCTAAGCCCACCAGAATTATAATAGATTTCTACCATTTCTTCTAAATCCTTTAACTTTAAAATATCCTCATAGGACATATAATCATTTTTAAGTATTTCATAAGGAGCCTCATCCTTATATACATACCCATGCTTTTCTTCATTTACCCTTATGCTTGATCCCTTTAATAATTTTAAAAATCCTAATTGAAGTTGTTCTGGTCTTAAATTATATACATCGTCAAAGGATTTCTTAAATATATCATAGGTCTCAAAGGGAAGTCCTGCTATTAAGTCTAAATGTAAATGGGTATTTTTAAATTCGGATACTCTTTTTACAACCTTACTCAATTTTTCAAAATTCACATTTCTATCTATTTCTTTTATAGTAGCATCATTAGTAGATTGAACCCCTATTTCAAATTGAAATAATCCTTCCCTTACATCTTTTAGGAATTCCATAGTTTCTTCATCTATTAGATCTGCCGTTATTTCAAAATGAAAATTAGTATGTCCATTATCATTCTCTTTTAAGAATTTCATAATATGTAAACTATGCTTTTTATTTGCATTAAAAGTTCTATCTACAAATTTCACTTGCCTTACCCTATTCTTTAGAAATATTCCTAGGTCCCTCTTTACTCTGTCCATAGAAAAAAATCTTACACCTCTTATGGTAGATGAAAGACAATAAGAACAGTTATACGGACATCCCCTAGAACTTTCATAATATATTATTTTATTCTCATATTCACTTAGATCATCATCATAAGGGGATGGAATCGAGTCTAGGTTTCCTATTAGGGGCCTTTCCTCATTTACATATATTTTACCGTCTTCTTTATATGCAATACCAGCCACATGTTTAAAGACTTCACCTTTATTTTGTTTTTCTAAGAACTCTTTAAATGTTTCTTCTCCTTCTCCAAACATAACATAATCTACAGATGGATTCTGACTCATAACTCTCTCAGGATCAAAACTTACCTCAGGGCCTCCTAGGGCTATTATCAGGTTAGGATTTACCTTTTTTAGATTTTTACATAGAATCAAAGTTTTCTCTATATTCCATATGTAACAGGAAAAACACACAATGTCATATTTTTTCTTGTAAATCTCTCCTAATATATAATCCATATTATTGTTTATAGTATATTCTTCTATAAACACATCCTCAAATTCATTCTCAACATAAGTCTTAAGATATCTAAGTGCTAAAGTAGTATGAACATACTTTGCACTGAGTGTAGTAAGTAAAACCTTCATATATTCTTTCCTTTCTTCTATCTAATAATATTATTCTCAACATTTTATACCTTTTTTAATCACAACTTCAAATTATAACACATGTGGCCTTGTTCACAAAGATGCTTTTTCCCACCTAGGCCATTTTCTAAATATTCTGAGTGGAAAACTTCTTTTGTGGTATAATATAACTAAATAAGTGTGAGGTGATTTATATGACCCTAGCTTCTAGTAGATTATTGAGACATGAAATTTGTATTGAACAACTAAAAAAAACCGGGGCTGAGATAATAGATTTTGAAGGAGTAATGTTTTTTGTAAAGTATAGGATAGGAAAAATAGGCATTGTTTACTTATATCATCGTGGCACTGATAATACATACCTTCTTGAGAGAGTCAAACCCTATTCCATGTTAATAAATCAATATAGACAGGAAGAAGAAGTAGTAACTGCCATTACTAACGACATTGATCAGTTTAGAAATGCAGCCAACAGTAAAAATTTCCCAGATTTTTTAAGTATAGATCAGGATTTCACAAAGCTAGTTAGATACTTTGAGGATTTATACCTTTATTATAACATTGATAAAGAAGATTTAACTTTAATGAAGGAAGAGATAAAAAAAGTAGTTGATTTAATTTTAGACATAAAAAATAGGAGTAAAAGAGTATATTACAAAACAGAACCTAAAAGTTTCAAATAATCTTTTGATTTTGTCACTATTCATGGTAAAATTTTGTTATACTCCAAAATTTTCTGCATTATTTTGTCAAATTATCGTATATAATTGGAGTATATATAAGTTTTATTAAAAAACTCTTAGAAAATATGTTAGGATGGTGACTTGGGTGGAAACATTTAATAAAATTACAATTGAAGAGATTAACAAAAAAGATCTTCTTATGATAATCGAAGCTCTTGATTATACAGGAAAAAACACAAATAATCAGGAATTTATAGATTTAAAAGATAGTATGTTAGGTCAATTATGTTCGTTAGCAGAAACTAACGAGGAAGATTTTCTAAGTTTATTACAAAAATAATCAAAGGGACATGGAGTTTTACTCTCTGTCCCTTTTATTTATATATTATAACCTTCTAAACAACTCTTCCTTCACATCATATGGTCTTTTTAAATTTTCATCTAATATGTTTATTAGATTTTGTTTATCTTCAGGTAAAGTTCCTGCTAAAGACACATAATTAGATGCATGATTACTTCTAAATACACATTTTTCATCTATGTGTAAATTTTCTATTAATATTTTAGTTTCTCTCATGACCTCTTGTGGTGATAATAGCTTAAACTCTCCCCTTTGAACTTGATCATATAATTCTGTTCCCTGTTGTATCAATAGGGTAAGTAACCCTACATAATCCGGTTGAATTTCATTTATAACCCTTGCAGACTCTATGGCATGTTCCTCAAGGTTTTCATCACTACCAATTCCTGAAATTAAAGTGGCCGATAATTTTATTCCAGCTTCAATCATTTTCTTTCCAGCCTCAATGATTTCATCACTAGTAACGCCCTTTTTAATATACTTTAGAATTTTGTCACTACCCGATTCTATACCTAAGTATGCAATACCAAGGCCTAAGGACTTTAATAACTTTAATTCTTCTACACTTTTTCTTATAATATCCTTTGGTGCAGAATATATTCCTATTCTTTCACACTCAGGAAAAAGTTCTTTTATTTTTTCAAGAATTGCTTTTAAGTCTTCTGTCTTTAATGCCAAGGCATTCCCATCAGCTAAAAATATTCTCTTTATCTGAGAATAATGACTTCTAGCCATTTGTAGATCTTCAAATATTTCATCTAAATTTCTTTTTCTAAACTGTTTCTCCTTATACATACTACAAAATGTACATTTGTTATGGGAACAACCTATACTAACTTGTAATATATAACTGTATGCCTCACTAGGAGGTCTATAAACACTTCCAACGTATCTCATATTTAATCCCCCAATTGTATTTTCTTTAATTACATCTTAATAGGTGCTTTTATTCCTAATAGGGCTAAACCATTTTTAATAGTTTCTTTTGCCGCATATACAACAGCAAGTCTAGCCTTCTTAGTTTCTTCATCATCTACTAGTATTGGTGTTGCATGATAGAAACTATTAAAGTCTTGAGCCACATCCACAATATATCTAGTTACTATTGACGGCTCATTTTTTCTAGCTGCTTCCTTAACTACTTGTGGGAATAACTCTATAGTCTTTAATAAGCTTATAGCTGCACCATCAAGTAAAGAGAAATCTATATTAGAAGTTACTTCCATATCTGCTTTTCTAAGCACGCTACACGCCCTTGCATGGCTATATTGTACATAAGGACCTGTCTCTCCCTCAAAGTTTAATGTTCTATCCCATGAGAAGGTATAATCTTTAATTCTATTGTTAGATAATTCTTGGAACATGACAGCTCCAATCCCTACAGCTTTAGCCACTTCTTCTAAGTTTTCTAAATTAGCATTCTTTTCTTTCATTATTTCTGTAGTCTTTTCTACTGCCTTTTTAAGTACGTCTTCTAAGAAAACTACTCTACCCTTTCTAGTAGACATAGTTCCTTCTTCTAATGCTACCATTCCAAAAGGTACATGGATACAATCATGAGCCCACTCATGACCCATAAGTTCAATCACCTTAAACCATTGTTGGAAATGTAGATTTTGTTGAGAACCTACCACATAAATGTTCTTGTAGAAGTCATAATGATTTTTTCTATAAATAGCTGCAGCTATATCTCTTGTTATATATAAAGTAGAGCCATCACTTTTTCTAATTAATGCTGGTGGCATATTAAACTCTTCTAAGTTTACTATATCTGCCCCCTTTGATTCTTCTAATAAATTCTTTTCATTCATTTCATCTATAACAGCAGGCATTTTATCTGAGTAGAAACTTTCTCCTGCATAAGAATCAAACTCAATACCAAACATATCATAAACCTTTTTAAATTCTTTCAAACTCACATCTCTAAACCATTGCCACAATCTCTTAGCTTCTTGGTCACCTTCTTCTAACTTTTTAAACCAAAGTCTAGCCTCATCTTCTAATTCTGGTTTTTCTTCTGCTACCTCGTGGAACTTAATATATAACTTAAGTAATGTTGGAATAGGATTTTCCTCTACTTCTTTCTCCACACCCCAAGCCTTAAAAGCAACTATTAATTTACCAAATTGAGTTCCATAGTCTCCTAAATGGTTTATACTAACTGTATCATATCCTAAGAAATCATATATGTTCTTAAGGGCATGACCTATAACTGTAGTTCTAATATGACCTATGTGAAATGGCTTAGCTATATTAGGAGATGAGTATTCTACTATAACAGTTTTATCTGATCCCATATCTGATGAACCGTAAGATTCTTTTTTATTAAACACTTCTGTTATTATACTCTTAGCGAACATAGTATTATCCACAAAGAAGTTTACGTATCCGCCAGCATTTTCCACTTTAGAAAAACCTTCTACTTTTCCAATTTCATTCACCATATCCTGAGCTATCATATTAGGGGCTTTTCTAAATATTTTTGCCAGTCTAAAACACGGAAAAGCATAATCCCCCATATCACTATTAGGTGGTATCTCTATCATTTCTAATATTTCATTTTCATTTAAATCTTCTATTTTCCCTGCTAAAATTTCTGCCACTTGCTTTTTAAAATCTAACATTTCATATCCTCCTTATATTTTATAAAGACCTCAGTCTATATTAAAAACATCTAAAAATTACAAAAAACCCCCACCTCTTATAATACAAAGAGACGAGAGTTATCCCGTGTTACCACTCTTATTGGTACTTATGTACCCACTCTACGCCCCGTTAACGGAGGGCTTCCGTTTCACCTACTAATTTTCAGTAAAAATCTCAAAGGTGCGCTTGGGTCTTAGCATAGCATCAGGCTCTCACCATCCCTGATTCGCTTTAGCATTATCTAAAACTTACTTTCCTTTTCCTAGACATAATTTCACTTATTATTATTCTGTATCGTTTATTAAATTATCACAATTTTTTATGTAAATCAAGACTTTTGTTATGATTTTTTTAATAAAAAGCTTTAGCCAATTGACTAAAGCCTTTTATTAAGTGTTTACTTATCTGGATATAAGTTATCAAAATACTCTAAGGGAGCTTTTATTTTTACTCCCCCAATATTTTCAACTACTTTACCTTCAACTAAAATTTGTACCTTTTCATTTCCAGGTAAAATAGTCAGAGAATTTACTATGGATGCAATTAATAATTCAACATCATCTTTAGTTCCTTTAAAATTATTAAATTCCTCTGATAAATTTACAGTTACTAAAGGTCCTTCCTTTTCAATAGACAATACATTAG from Anaeromicrobium sediminis encodes the following:
- a CDS encoding tetratricopeptide repeat protein; translation: MQKRLEAYLKDRLNDVVFIELRKDIEMKNEKLKGLEKIQIPMMVEEMGKSIKEGSASNEIRVASMARGMIYVIGIDPNFMYGKEYREFLYKFDEKIEDYIIYEGLKYAEDKKFQEALITFRALVMLNDENINGLYNYARVCQDLSEVIEDKKYKGALKDECIEALEIIIEKYPDFAPAYYHLGFRYANKQLFKKAQITWEECMELGIDDEKKGEILFKLKELKEQIQYEEGYSYILNNRPEDGLEKLLPLEEKYSDWWNLLFFIGLAYRQLNKSDEAIKYFEKILSFKPQQVDTLNELGLCYGSTGDFNNAEKMFKKALSIKVEDSEILCNLGVLYMNFGEIDLAKEYIKKAYERNVEDPIIIECMKRLELI
- the argS gene encoding arginine--tRNA ligase, translating into MLDFKKQVAEILAGKIEDLNENEILEMIEIPPNSDMGDYAFPCFRLAKIFRKAPNMIAQDMVNEIGKVEGFSKVENAGGYVNFFVDNTMFAKSIITEVFNKKESYGSSDMGSDKTVIVEYSSPNIAKPFHIGHIRTTVIGHALKNIYDFLGYDTVSINHLGDYGTQFGKLIVAFKAWGVEKEVEENPIPTLLKLYIKFHEVAEEKPELEDEARLWFKKLEEGDQEAKRLWQWFRDVSLKEFKKVYDMFGIEFDSYAGESFYSDKMPAVIDEMNEKNLLEESKGADIVNLEEFNMPPALIRKSDGSTLYITRDIAAAIYRKNHYDFYKNIYVVGSQQNLHFQQWFKVIELMGHEWAHDCIHVPFGMVALEEGTMSTRKGRVVFLEDVLKKAVEKTTEIMKEKNANLENLEEVAKAVGIGAVMFQELSNNRIKDYTFSWDRTLNFEGETGPYVQYSHARACSVLRKADMEVTSNIDFSLLDGAAISLLKTIELFPQVVKEAARKNEPSIVTRYIVDVAQDFNSFYHATPILVDDEETKKARLAVVYAAKETIKNGLALLGIKAPIKM
- a CDS encoding B12-binding domain-containing radical SAM protein — translated: MKVLLTTLSAKYVHTTLALRYLKTYVENEFEDVFIEEYTINNNMDYILGEIYKKKYDIVCFSCYIWNIEKTLILCKNLKKVNPNLIIALGGPEVSFDPERVMSQNPSVDYVMFGEGEETFKEFLEKQNKGEVFKHVAGIAYKEDGKIYVNEERPLIGNLDSIPSPYDDDLSEYENKIIYYESSRGCPYNCSYCLSSTIRGVRFFSMDRVKRDLGIFLKNRVRQVKFVDRTFNANKKHSLHIMKFLKENDNGHTNFHFEITADLIDEETMEFLKDVREGLFQFEIGVQSTNDATIKEIDRNVNFEKLSKVVKRVSEFKNTHLHLDLIAGLPFETYDIFKKSFDDVYNLRPEQLQLGFLKLLKGSSIRVNEEKHGYVYKDEAPYEILKNDYMSYEDILKLKDLEEMVEIYYNSGGLRHSVEYIVKNFYTSPFKLYEDLAQYWQENGLFHVSHNKQKIYKILLDFYNEKIKEKADLFEDLLKFDYMSQHKGSLPNFFKRITIDNMNVRIHDFLHDEENIRKYLSQYENVLAKNILKKIEIVNFNYDILLFINKGYDKDIEESITTILFDYDKKTKVFHKSIYYKIQL
- a CDS encoding radical SAM protein codes for the protein MRYVGSVYRPPSEAYSYILQVSIGCSHNKCTFCSMYKEKQFRKRNLDEIFEDLQMARSHYSQIKRIFLADGNALALKTEDLKAILEKIKELFPECERIGIYSAPKDIIRKSVEELKLLKSLGLGIAYLGIESGSDKILKYIKKGVTSDEIIEAGKKMIEAGIKLSATLISGIGSDENLEEHAIESARVINEIQPDYVGLLTLLIQQGTELYDQVQRGEFKLLSPQEVMRETKILIENLHIDEKCVFRSNHASNYVSLAGTLPEDKQNLINILDENLKRPYDVKEELFRRL